The Planctomycetia bacterium DNA window GCAAGGCCGCGCACCCGAGGACTTCGAAGGAATAAGGCTTATTCGATCGGGATTGATATGCGCGTCTTGAGCGATCTGTTCGCGAACAACCGGGCGGGGGCGGCCGAGATGACCCGGTGCGACCCGGATTTCTTCGCCCGGCTGTCACACCAGCAGGCCCCCAAGTACCTGTGGATCGGATGCTCGGACAGCCGAGTGCCCGCGAACCAGATCGTCGGCCTGCTGCCCGGCCAAATGTTCGTCCACCGCAACGTCGCGAACGTGGTGGTGCATACCGACCTGAACTGCCTGTCGACCATCCAGTTCGCCGTGGACGTGCTCCGCGTGGGACATGTCATCGTATGCGGTCATTACGGCTGCGGCGGTGTCCTGGCTGCATTACGCGACGACAAGTTGGGGCTGATAGACAATTGGCTGCGGCACGTCCATGATGTGCGGGCAAAATACCGATCCCAACTGGATGCCTTGGCGAGCGAAGAGCAACAGCATAATCGGTTGTGCGAGTTGAACGTGATTGAGCAGGTCGTCAACGTCAGCCAGACTACGGTCGTGCGGGAGGCGTGGGTCCGTGGCCAAGCTCTGGCGGTGCATGGCTGGATTTACGCGCTCGGCGACGGGCTGTTGCGGGATCTCAACATGTGCGTCACGGGCGAAGAAGAGCTGCGCGCGTGTTACGAGGTCGCGCGAGCAGGGCCTGACGCTTAACGGTACGCTAGGACGACGGAGAAACGTGACCATGCTATGGCTCTGGATTGGGTTCATCTGCTTTGTGCTGGTGATGTTGGCCTTGGACCTCGGCGTTTTTCATCGCAAGGCGCATGTCGTCACGATCAAGGAGGCTGTCGGCTGGTCCACAGTGTGGGTTAGCTTGGGATTGGCCTTCGCCGTGTTCGTCTACTTCGCGTATG harbors:
- the can gene encoding carbonate dehydratase encodes the protein MRVLSDLFANNRAGAAEMTRCDPDFFARLSHQQAPKYLWIGCSDSRVPANQIVGLLPGQMFVHRNVANVVVHTDLNCLSTIQFAVDVLRVGHVIVCGHYGCGGVLAALRDDKLGLIDNWLRHVHDVRAKYRSQLDALASEEQQHNRLCELNVIEQVVNVSQTTVVREAWVRGQALAVHGWIYALGDGLLRDLNMCVTGEEELRACYEVARAGPDA